A window of the Rhodoferax sp. GW822-FHT02A01 genome harbors these coding sequences:
- a CDS encoding YqgE/AlgH family protein has protein sequence MSGDSAPINLTNHFLIAMPGLEDDLFGKSVVYVCEHSSRGALGLVINKPADMKLPALFDKVELPLKREDLQAEPVYQGGPVQTERGFVLHEPIYIGEDAKNETLYASTMTIPGGLEMTTSKDVLEALSSGAGPKRVLITLGYSAWGEGQLESELSENSWLTVDADRGVIFDTPVEERYERALGLLGLQSWMISNQVGHA, from the coding sequence ATGTCCGGCGATTCTGCACCCATCAACCTCACCAACCATTTCCTCATCGCTATGCCCGGGCTGGAGGACGACCTTTTTGGCAAGAGCGTGGTGTATGTGTGCGAGCACAGTTCGCGCGGTGCTTTGGGCCTGGTGATCAACAAGCCGGCCGACATGAAGCTGCCGGCCCTGTTCGACAAGGTGGAGCTGCCGCTCAAGCGGGAAGACCTGCAGGCCGAGCCCGTGTACCAGGGCGGCCCGGTGCAGACCGAGCGCGGCTTTGTGTTGCACGAGCCGATCTACATCGGTGAAGATGCCAAGAACGAAACCCTGTACGCCTCCACCATGACCATTCCCGGCGGGCTGGAGATGACCACCTCCAAGGACGTGCTCGAAGCCCTGTCCAGCGGCGCTGGCCCCAAGCGCGTCCTCATCACGCTGGGCTACTCCGCCTGGGGCGAGGGACAACTGGAGTCTGAACTCAGCGAAAACAGCTGGCTCACGGTAGACGCCGACCGCGGCGTGATCTTCGACACGCCCGTAGAGGAGCGCTACGAGCGCGCCCTGGGGCTGCTGGGACTGCAGTCCTGGATGATTTCCAACCAGGTGGGGCATGCATGA
- the ruvX gene encoding Holliday junction resolvase RuvX: protein MSVAPVSTPMSVPATLSTFIAFDFGEKRTGVAVGNRLLGTAQPQGSIHAQGDARFVQIAKALQEWQPDAIVIGVPYHPDGAAHENTARAKKFGRQLHGRFKLPVFEVDERYSTTEAIASGAKDADAASACIILEQFLRSL from the coding sequence ATGAGCGTGGCTCCCGTCAGCACGCCCATGTCCGTACCCGCCACGCTCTCCACCTTCATTGCCTTTGACTTCGGCGAGAAGCGCACCGGCGTGGCCGTGGGCAACCGCTTGCTGGGCACAGCACAGCCGCAAGGCTCCATTCACGCGCAGGGAGATGCACGCTTCGTGCAGATCGCCAAAGCGCTCCAGGAGTGGCAGCCCGATGCCATCGTCATCGGCGTGCCCTACCACCCGGACGGCGCCGCGCATGAAAACACCGCACGCGCCAAGAAGTTCGGGCGCCAGCTGCACGGCCGTTTCAAGCTGCCGGTGTTTGAAGTGGACGAGCGCTACAGCACCACCGAGGCCATTGCCAGCGGCGCCAAGGATGCCGACGCGGCATCGGCCTGCATCATTCTTGAACAGTTTTTAAGGAGTCTGTGA
- the pyrR gene encoding bifunctional pyr operon transcriptional regulator/uracil phosphoribosyltransferase PyrR yields MSHDNDKGALSAAGPSQGASAPSGGSEGRAATSVGALFLDAEALYRELLRGVQMVRHADTRLVGITSGGAWLAERLQRDLNLPGKPGVISSAMHRDDFSKRGLSNSAQTQLPFDVNDAHILILDDVLYTGRTLRAVINELFDYGRPASVQLAVLVDRGGRELPVQADFAAARVTLGDDQSLSLARSEDGVFRFEVKKA; encoded by the coding sequence ATGAGCCACGACAACGACAAAGGGGCCCTGAGCGCCGCCGGGCCGTCCCAAGGCGCGAGCGCCCCCTCGGGGGGCAGCGAAGGTCGCGCAGCGACGAGCGTGGGGGCTCTATTCCTGGACGCGGAGGCCTTGTACCGCGAACTGCTGCGCGGCGTGCAGATGGTGCGCCATGCCGACACGCGTCTGGTGGGCATCACATCCGGTGGCGCCTGGCTGGCTGAGCGGCTGCAGCGTGACTTGAATCTGCCGGGCAAGCCGGGCGTGATTTCCTCGGCCATGCACCGCGACGATTTTTCCAAGCGTGGCCTGTCCAACAGCGCGCAGACCCAGCTCCCGTTTGACGTCAACGATGCGCACATCCTGATCCTGGACGACGTGCTCTACACCGGCCGCACCCTGCGTGCCGTGATCAACGAGCTGTTCGACTACGGCCGCCCGGCCAGCGTGCAGCTCGCCGTGCTGGTGGATCGCGGCGGGCGCGAGCTGCCGGTGCAGGCGGACTTTGCGGCAGCCCGCGTCACGCTGGGTGATGACCAGTCGCTGTCGCTGGCACGGTCCGAAGACGGCGTGTTCCGTTTTGAAGTGAAGAAGGCCTGA
- a CDS encoding aspartate carbamoyltransferase catalytic subunit, whose translation MLYKRNPQLNKNGELIHLLSVEGLPKDILTHILDTATNFVSVNDREVKKVPLLRGKSVFNLFFENSTRTRTTFEIAATRLSADVINLDIARSSASKGESLLDTIANLSAMAADMFVVRHSESGAPYLIAQHVAPHVHVINAGDGRHAHPTQGLLDMYTIRHFKKDFSNLTVAIVGDVLHSRVARSDIHALTTLGCAEVRVVGPKTLVPGDMAQMGVRVFHTLEEGIRGCDVVIMLRLQNERMSGALLPSSHEFFKSFGLTPEKLQLAKPDAIVMHPGPINRGVEIDSAVVDGKQSVILPQVTFGIAVRMAVMSIVAGNEA comes from the coding sequence ATGCTCTACAAGCGCAACCCCCAACTCAACAAGAACGGCGAGCTGATCCACCTGCTCTCAGTGGAGGGCCTGCCCAAGGACATCCTCACCCACATCCTGGACACCGCCACCAACTTCGTCTCGGTCAATGACCGTGAAGTGAAGAAGGTGCCGCTGCTGCGCGGCAAAAGCGTGTTCAACCTGTTCTTCGAGAACTCCACGCGCACCCGTACCACCTTCGAGATTGCCGCCACGCGCCTTTCGGCGGACGTGATCAACCTGGACATCGCGCGCTCCAGCGCCTCCAAGGGCGAGTCGTTGCTGGACACCATTGCCAACCTGAGCGCCATGGCCGCCGACATGTTCGTGGTGCGCCACAGCGAGTCGGGTGCGCCCTACCTGATTGCCCAGCATGTGGCGCCGCATGTGCACGTGATCAATGCCGGTGACGGCCGCCATGCCCACCCCACGCAGGGCTTGCTGGACATGTACACCATCCGGCATTTCAAGAAGGATTTTTCCAACCTCACGGTGGCCATCGTGGGCGACGTGCTGCACTCGCGTGTGGCGCGCTCCGACATCCATGCGCTCACCACGCTGGGCTGTGCCGAGGTGCGCGTGGTCGGGCCCAAGACTCTGGTGCCGGGCGACATGGCGCAGATGGGTGTGCGCGTGTTCCACACGCTGGAGGAGGGCATACGCGGTTGTGACGTGGTCATCATGCTGCGCCTGCAGAACGAGCGCATGAGCGGCGCGCTGCTGCCTTCCAGCCATGAGTTCTTCAAGAGCTTTGGCCTCACACCCGAGAAGCTGCAACTGGCCAAGCCCGATGCCATCGTGATGCACCCCGGCCCCATCAACCGCGGGGTGGAAATCGACTCGGCGGTGGTGGATGGCAAGCAGAGCGTGATCCTGCCGCAGGTGACCTTTGGCATCGCGGTGCGCATGGCGGTGATGAGCATTGTGGCGGGCAACGAAGCATGA